The following coding sequences lie in one Desulfobacterales bacterium genomic window:
- a CDS encoding four helix bundle protein, producing MGGGFRDLQVWQKAKNFAVEIYRITGNGPLARDYGLRDQMRRAAVSVPSNIAEGDERDTNKESVRFFHIAKGSLAEVSTQTEIAFEIGYLTKENFEKICKECDQIGGMLGKLIKVRSLTHHP from the coding sequence ATGGGGGGAGGATTCAGAGATCTTCAGGTGTGGCAGAAAGCCAAAAATTTTGCCGTTGAGATTTATCGTATCACCGGAAATGGACCTCTTGCCAGAGATTATGGGTTGCGAGACCAGATGCGTCGTGCAGCTGTCTCCGTGCCAAGCAACATAGCGGAGGGAGATGAGCGAGACACAAACAAGGAGTCGGTTCGTTTTTTTCATATCGCCAAAGGTTCGTTGGCCGAAGTAAGCACCCAGACTGAAATAGCATTTGAGATCGGTTATCTTACCAAGGAAAATTTTGAAAAAATTTGCAAAGAATGTGATCAAATCGGGGGGATGCTGGGCAAGTTGATTAAAGTACGTTCCCTAACCCATCACCCCTAA
- a CDS encoding SDR family oxidoreductase → MKTYNLRKRALITGGAGFLGSHLCERLLNDGCDVICVDNFFTGTKENIKHLLGNPHFEVLRHDVTFPLYVEVDEIYNLACPASPIHYQFDPVQTTKTSVHGAINMLGLAKRVRAKIMQASTSEVYGDPQIHPQPESYWGHVNPIGFRSCYDEGKRCAETLFFDYHRQHNLRIKVARIFNTYGPRMHPNDGRVVSNFIVQALQGKPITIYGNGSQSRSFCYVDDLIEAFIRLMASPDDFTGPVNTGNPGEFTIKELAEKVVELTGSSSELVYKSLPSDDPTQRCPDITLAREKLGWQPTIQLEEGLKKTIAYFDSFLQENGTGNGEK, encoded by the coding sequence ATGAAAACATATAACCTCAGAAAACGCGCCCTGATCACCGGCGGTGCCGGCTTTCTCGGTTCCCATCTCTGTGAGCGGCTTCTTAACGATGGCTGCGATGTTATCTGCGTGGATAATTTTTTCACCGGAACCAAGGAAAACATCAAACATCTGCTGGGGAACCCGCACTTCGAGGTACTGCGCCACGACGTTACCTTCCCGCTCTATGTGGAGGTGGACGAGATCTACAACCTGGCCTGCCCGGCCTCGCCTATCCACTACCAGTTCGACCCGGTGCAGACCACCAAGACCTCGGTCCACGGCGCCATCAATATGCTGGGGCTGGCCAAACGGGTCAGGGCCAAGATCATGCAGGCTTCCACCAGCGAGGTGTATGGCGATCCCCAGATTCACCCCCAGCCGGAGAGCTATTGGGGCCATGTCAACCCCATTGGTTTCCGCTCCTGCTATGATGAGGGCAAACGGTGCGCCGAGACCCTGTTCTTCGATTACCACCGCCAGCATAATCTGCGGATCAAGGTGGCGCGGATCTTCAACACCTATGGCCCGAGGATGCATCCCAACGACGGCCGGGTGGTCTCCAACTTCATTGTCCAGGCCCTGCAGGGCAAACCGATCACCATCTACGGCAACGGCTCCCAGTCCCGTTCCTTCTGTTATGTGGACGACCTGATCGAGGCCTTTATCCGGTTGATGGCCTCGCCGGACGACTTTACCGGCCCGGTCAATACCGGCAACCCCGGCGAGTTCACCATCAAGGAACTGGCCGAGAAGGTGGTCGAACTGACCGGCTCCTCTTCCGAACTGGTCTATAAGTCTTTGCCCAGCGACGACCCGACCCAGCGCTGCCCGGATATCACCCTGGCCAGGGAAAAACTGGGCTGGCAGCCGACGATCCAACTGGAAGAGGGGCTGAAAAAGACCATTGCCTATTTTGATTCGTTTCTTCAAGAGAACGGAACGGGGAACGGTGAAAAGTGA
- a CDS encoding MarR family EPS-associated transcriptional regulator, which produces MKSVDPDDGVTYRLMKSIDAEPQLSQRALSESLDISLGKVNYCLKALVAKGLIKVKNFQHSNNKTAYAYILTPKGVEEKARVTVRFMRRKMAEYEQLQHEIEELRREIER; this is translated from the coding sequence ATGAAATCCGTGGATCCCGATGATGGCGTTACCTACCGCCTGATGAAGTCCATTGACGCCGAACCGCAGCTCTCCCAGCGGGCCTTGTCCGAGTCCCTGGACATAAGCCTGGGCAAGGTGAACTACTGCCTGAAGGCCCTGGTTGCCAAGGGGTTGATCAAGGTCAAGAATTTCCAGCACAGCAACAACAAGACCGCCTATGCCTATATTCTCACCCCCAAGGGAGTGGAGGAGAAGGCCCGGGTGACGGTGCGTTTTATGCGGCGCAAGATGGCCGAGTACGAACAGCTGCAGCATGAAATAGAGGAACTCCGCCGGGAAATAGAAAGATAA
- the sfsA gene encoding DNA/RNA nuclease SfsA: MHFDPPLEPAILLRRYKRFLADVELMDGGRITVHCPNSGSMLGCALPGSPVLLSRSDNPRRKYPHTWEMVRIKKTWVGINTARTNQLVREALARGIVTEIGPVEHIVAEVKTSSHTRLDFMLTRAAGTMYVEVKNCTLVDGDIAKFPDAVTARGTKHLHELLALKQAGHDAAVFFCVQRMDARSFTPAARIDPLYAETLAAVHGQGVRILVYQAEVRPWGIKIIRPLPFQL; this comes from the coding sequence ATGCATTTTGATCCCCCTTTGGAACCGGCTATTTTGCTCCGGCGCTATAAACGGTTCCTGGCCGACGTGGAACTTATGGACGGCGGCAGGATAACCGTCCACTGCCCCAATTCCGGCAGCATGCTGGGTTGTGCCCTGCCGGGCAGCCCGGTTTTGCTCTCCCGCTCCGACAATCCCCGGCGTAAATATCCCCATACCTGGGAGATGGTGCGTATAAAAAAAACCTGGGTGGGGATCAACACCGCCCGTACCAACCAGCTGGTCCGGGAGGCCCTTGCCCGGGGGATAGTGACCGAGATCGGTCCGGTGGAACACATTGTTGCCGAGGTGAAAACCTCGTCCCATACCCGGCTCGACTTCATGTTGACCCGGGCTGCCGGCACCATGTATGTGGAAGTGAAAAACTGCACCCTGGTGGATGGCGATATTGCAAAATTTCCCGATGCGGTCACTGCCCGGGGCACCAAGCACCTCCATGAACTGCTGGCCTTGAAGCAGGCCGGACACGATGCCGCGGTTTTTTTCTGCGTCCAGCGGATGGATGCCCGTTCTTTTACCCCGGCCGCCCGGATCGATCCGCTCTATGCCGAGACCCTGGCCGCGGTCCATGGGCAGGGGGTGCGGATTCTTGTCTATCAGGCGGAGGTGCGGCCCTGGGGGATTAAAATAATCCGGCCCCTTCCCTTTCAATTATGA
- a CDS encoding four helix bundle protein, with product MAEQSNLIRGKSYQFALDIICLYLQLKAQKEFVLSKQLLKAGTSIGANVEEATAAQSKKDFISKMAIASKEAREKNHIECLIVNFEC from the coding sequence GTGGCTGAACAGTCGAATTTGATCAGGGGAAAATCCTATCAGTTTGCACTGGACATAATTTGCCTGTACCTCCAACTGAAAGCACAAAAAGAATTTGTTCTTTCCAAACAGCTGCTCAAAGCCGGTACCAGTATCGGGGCCAATGTTGAGGAGGCGACAGCGGCTCAAAGTAAAAAGGATTTTATTTCGAAAATGGCCATTGCCTCAAAAGAGGCAAGGGAAAAGAACCATATAGAATGCTTAATTGTAAACTTTGAATGTTGA
- a CDS encoding transcriptional activator RfaH: MSREWFAIRVKPHKEQIARTQFERQGFTVYLPKTLKTRRHARRVEQVERPFFPGYLFLHLAPEERRWPTIGGTIGAIGPVRFGDQYPPVPAWLIENLQAREDEQGYISTRELERSFLKPGSKVKIVYGELAGVEGIFREIRGQDRAVILLDMLRRQVTATVSVAALTAA, translated from the coding sequence ATGAGTCGTGAATGGTTCGCTATCCGGGTAAAGCCCCATAAGGAGCAGATCGCCCGGACACAATTTGAACGTCAGGGTTTTACGGTCTATCTGCCGAAAACCCTGAAAACCAGGCGTCATGCCCGGCGGGTTGAGCAGGTTGAGCGGCCTTTTTTCCCTGGTTATCTGTTTTTGCACCTTGCCCCGGAAGAACGGCGCTGGCCGACAATAGGCGGCACCATCGGCGCCATCGGCCCGGTCCGTTTCGGCGACCAGTACCCGCCGGTCCCCGCTTGGTTGATAGAAAACCTGCAAGCCCGTGAAGACGAGCAGGGATATATCTCCACCAGGGAACTGGAACGTTCTTTTCTTAAACCCGGCAGCAAGGTAAAGATAGTATATGGCGAGTTGGCAGGGGTTGAAGGAATTTTCCGGGAAATTCGCGGCCAGGACCGGGCCGTCATCCTGCTCGACATGTTGCGCCGCCAGGTGACTGCCACGGTTTCGGTGGCGGCTTTGACCGCCGCGTAG
- a CDS encoding nucleotide sugar dehydrogenase: MTFNKNILCIGAGYVGGPTMAMIALKCPQHKVTVVDINPQRINQWNSDELPIYEPGLDEVVRQARGRNLFFSTDIEGGIRTADFIFVSVNTPTKSFGAGAGMAADLQYWEKTARQIRKCAVTDTVIVEKSTLPVKTALAMERILTATNSKVHFDVLSNPEFLAEGTAIRDLENPDRVLIGSRETPEGLQARDALVEIYGNWVPPERIITANIWSSELSKLVANAFLAQRISSINSISALCEQTDADVSEVARAVGMDSRLGKRFLQASVGFGGSCFKKDILNLVYLCRHYGLEEVASYWQGVITINDYQQERFVLAMLGAMFNTLAGKRICLLGFAFKANTGDTRESPAIFVARRLLEERAELVISDPKALANAEKDLAGLDGTVSYVEDPYEAAAGCDSIAVMTEWTLYGELDYEKIFKSMAQPAFIFDGRNILDHQKLYEIGFNVFPLGKPAMTHF, encoded by the coding sequence ATGACATTTAATAAAAACATCCTCTGTATTGGCGCCGGTTATGTGGGCGGGCCGACCATGGCGATGATTGCCCTGAAGTGCCCGCAACACAAGGTAACCGTGGTGGACATCAACCCCCAAAGGATCAACCAGTGGAACTCCGATGAGTTGCCCATCTACGAACCGGGTCTTGATGAGGTGGTCCGCCAGGCCCGGGGCCGGAATCTCTTTTTCAGCACTGATATCGAGGGCGGCATCCGCACGGCTGACTTCATCTTTGTCAGCGTCAACACACCGACCAAGAGTTTCGGCGCCGGCGCCGGCATGGCCGCGGATCTGCAGTACTGGGAAAAGACCGCCCGCCAGATCAGGAAGTGCGCGGTCACCGACACGGTCATTGTTGAGAAGAGTACCCTGCCGGTGAAAACCGCCCTGGCCATGGAGCGGATCCTGACCGCGACCAACAGCAAGGTTCATTTCGATGTCCTCTCCAACCCGGAGTTTCTGGCCGAAGGCACTGCCATCCGCGACCTGGAAAATCCGGACCGGGTGCTGATCGGCTCCCGTGAAACCCCGGAAGGATTGCAGGCCCGGGACGCCCTGGTTGAAATCTATGGCAACTGGGTCCCGCCGGAACGGATCATTACCGCCAATATCTGGAGCAGTGAGTTGTCCAAGCTGGTGGCCAACGCCTTTCTGGCCCAGCGCATCTCCTCGATCAATTCCATTTCCGCCCTGTGCGAACAAACCGATGCCGATGTCAGCGAGGTGGCCCGGGCCGTGGGCATGGACAGCCGGCTGGGGAAAAGGTTTCTCCAGGCCAGCGTCGGCTTCGGCGGTTCCTGTTTTAAGAAGGATATTCTCAATCTGGTCTATCTCTGCCGCCATTATGGCCTGGAGGAGGTGGCCTCCTACTGGCAGGGGGTGATCACCATCAATGATTACCAGCAGGAGCGCTTTGTCCTGGCCATGCTTGGTGCGATGTTCAATACCCTGGCCGGCAAGCGCATCTGCCTCCTTGGCTTCGCCTTTAAGGCCAATACCGGCGACACCCGGGAAAGCCCGGCGATCTTTGTCGCCCGCCGCCTGCTGGAGGAACGGGCGGAACTGGTGATCAGCGACCCCAAGGCCCTGGCCAATGCGGAAAAGGATCTGGCCGGCCTGGACGGCACGGTCAGCTATGTCGAAGATCCCTATGAAGCGGCCGCCGGCTGTGATTCCATTGCGGTGATGACCGAATGGACCCTGTACGGGGAGCTTGATTATGAGAAAATATTTAAATCCATGGCCCAGCCGGCCTTTATCTTTGACGGCCGTAACATTCTCGACCATCAAAAACTCTACGAGATCGGCTTTAACGTTTTCCCGCTGGGCAAACCGGCGATGACGCACTTTTGA